From Rhodothermales bacterium:
TTTCTCGGTTCGACTCTCCAACTCGTATTCGTAGAGATCCGCAAAGTAGTAGCCCTTTGCATTGTCGCGGCGGCGAGAATAGACGATACTGCCTCCATCCGGCGACCAGGAGAATGATCCGAATGCACGTGACGCAACGCGATGTCCAAGCGCACAGGTATAGGTGAAGGGATCTTCGAGGAGACCCTCTCCTTTCAGAACAAGTTCCTCATGACCGTTACTGTCGACGACGTACAGTCCGGTCTGACTGAAGTCACGTCCGCGATTTGAAACGTATCCGTATCGATCACCCTCCGGCGAAAACGCCGGGTGTCGATTGAGGAAGCCCTCTCCTTGAAGAAGTCGGCCAGCGACCGGATCGGTGCGGACCTTCGACGTAGCCTCTGCATACCCGCTGCTCAAATCCTCCTTCCAGTCCTCGTAGATAGATCTGCCGTTCTCGCCCAGGGCTTTCCTGGCGGCGCGCTGGAAATTCCATGACTTCCAGGATCCCAGCGACAGCGTGAGGTCCCGAAGCGCCTGCTCTCCATACCTGCCGGCGAGGTACTGCGTAAAGGCAAACCCCTGGTTGTATACCGTTTCGCGCTCGAGACTGTTGTGCGAGTAGAACCCTCCCATATCGGCGAGCGACAGCATTTCATCCGCTAGTACGCGGGTGCGCAAAAGCATATCCCGATGAGAATCCCACGTGTCAAAGCTCATTCCGGTTCGCTGGTACTGTGCGGTGCCTTCGGCAAGCCACGCCGGATTGTTGACGACCGGAATCGGGTACGTGACGATGCCGTCCGGATAACCATACAGGACGTCCGGGCGGCGGACATCCTCGTACGTGAGCATCTGGAAGTAATAGAAAGGGACTCGCCGCGTCGACTTCATCGCGGCGCCGACTTGCACGATGTGGGTGAACTCGTGCGTCACGACATTACGCAGCCAGTTGTGCCGACCACGAAACGGAGTGTTCAGAGCCGGCGACCAGAGCTGTATGACGTTGTCAAAAAAGTATGCGGCACCGTTGGAATAGTCTTCAAAGTCGCGCAGGACAATCGAGACCTTCGCATCAGGCTCGTGAGCGTAAAGCTCGGTAATGGGACCGTAGATTTCTTCCGCAATCGAAGCCACGATCCGGGCGGACCGCTCACTCGTGGGACCATCCGCGCTCGAATGGAAGTGTACCCGGAAATGCGGCGTCTCGAGGGTACTCCACTTTAGGTCGCCTCGAACGAAATCATAGAACGATGGAGACACCTGGGCGGTGGACGACGCCGGAAGCATCGACGCCAGGCAGAATGCGGTCGCTATGATCGTGAGGCTTCGATTCATCGAACGATCGCCAGGCTGATCAGTCGGGATTCAGATCTTCCGGAGTCGGAGGTTGCCGTGATGCGCGCGAAGTACAGACCGCTCGGTGCGTCTGTTTCCCACGTCATTTCGAAGGGGGCCCCGGGCCGAACCACCGGGACGCTCAGGCTACCCGCGAATCCACCTGCCATATCTACGATCGTGATGACGACCGAGGCGTGGTCGGTCGTCGCGACCCTGAAATTAGTGCGTCCATCCCGCACTGGATTTGGCCAGTTGTATGTCTCTGCTGCAAGCAATAGCGCTCCCGCGTCCGGCGACGTTCCATCACGTTCCGCAAGCTCCACAAACGACAGGTTGCCGGACCCTCCGAGGAATTCACCCCATCGCGGCTCGCCGGGTTCGACGAGGTCCCAGACGCGAAAGTCCGCATCGACTGATACCGTATAAAGACGATCCAATCGTAGACCCGGCGTTGCGACGATAGAGCCTCCCGCAGGCAGCGGAAAGCCATCGACCAGACGACCGCGCTGCTCCATGTCGAACGCGCTGACGTATCCGTTCTCCCCGGATACGAGTACGATCGGACGGGTGCGCTCCACTCCCCCGATCATCAGGGACTGCGCCGTGGCCGGCGACCGCAGGTCGATCGGAAATCCTTCGGCCAGCGCGCCGCCACGTGTAAACGCAAGAAGCTGACTACCACGCGCGACTACGACATCCAGCCTGCCGTCGCCATCAACATCATCTAGCATCGGAGCAGGAACACGATCCGGCCAGTTCCACTCCAGTGACGACCGAAGAATGCGGAGCGGATCGAGTACGCGAATCTCACCTAATTCCTGCAACAGAAGTATCCGTCCATCCCGTGGAGCCGCTACGCCCAGAATTCCATCAACGTCAGTGCCAAACGCCCAGGTGCCTGCCGCACCTACACCGAGCGCGCTGGTTTCCCAGGTGGTCACGATGGATCCATCAGCACTTACGAGCTCGATTGACCCATCAAAACCAATGGCGAGCCTCCCTTCCCCTCCATACGATGCTCCCAGAGGCACGCTCTGGAGCGCCACGGACGAGACGACTGTACCGGCCGAATCCAGTGTCAGGATAAGACCACCGATGGCGGAGGCAAACACGATGTAAGCATCCGCCCCAACAATCATTATCGGTGACACAGGCAAATAGTCGTCCGCCGAAACGCCGACTGGCTCCGATGATGTCTGACCCGTTCTCGGATCGATCCGCGTGATTTGGAACTCCCCTTCAAGAACCGATATCGTCCATAACTCATCACGAACGCAGGCGGACTGGGTCTCGACAAATTCGACGTCTTCGACAATCGAAATAAGGCCGTCGTCGTCCGCGAAGACGAACGCGCGACGACCCGTGCCGGCATGCCTGACAGCCACAGCGTAGAACGGACTCGCTGCCTCGTCGCACCACTTGACGCCTGTCGCAGATTCAGTCTGGTACGCGTCCTCAAGATGAAAGGAGGCGTCGTCTGCCGGACTCGCCGACGACCCACCCACTCGCCGCACGACCGCCGACATGACCGGCCCCGGTGCCGAGAAATCAGCAACCTCGACAAAACTCGGTCCGCCTTCGTTGGATCGACTGTCAGGATAGGTGTCGTCGCCGAAACGGTTTTCATACAGCACCACCTCGCGACCCGACGATGTTATGACAGTCGCTGGATTGCCAGCGTAGAAGAAATCGAATGGCGTTCCAAGATCGAGCGCAGAACCGAATAGTCCCCGGGACGGATATCCGAGGTCCTGGCCCGAGTCTGCCTCTTCGACATCCAACCCTCTCCACGACGGGTCGGCATTCACCGTGTTCGTCGTGATGGCCTGCCTGATCTTACGCTCGTCGGCATGCCAGATGAGGACGCCCCCGACAAGCGGATTGTCGTTTTCGTCCAGGCCGCCCGGCAATGCCCAGTCGTGATCGTCGACACCAATCACGACTCCACCCGCAAATCCATCAATCGTTCTGCTGTTGAATTCCGGATCACCGTTTTCGAAAGACTGATCCGTAACCGTTCCGTCATTCCAGACCTGCAGCGATAATCCGTCACCATCAACATCGCGATGTCGATTCTCGATCAAGAAGTATTCTGAGTCCGAGATCCATACACGCGCGACATCCGACTCCGGCCCGGATGCAGCACGCAACGTCAGCTCTACCGGAAGGCCTCCGCGAACCTCAATCGGCTCTACCCACTTCAGGAACACCTTCGTCCAGGCGCTGGGCTCGGGCGGAATCAGACCGCCATATGCAAAGATTCCAAGGGGGTCCATAAGTCCGAAAGGACCTATCGCGCTCTCCCCTGTCGCAGTGTCGAACAGATCTGGAACGCCCAGGAAATTGAAAAAACTTGCCGCGAGCAGCCCGTTTGTCGTCAGCTCGACGAGAAAGTACTCGTCCGACAGAAAATCAAATCCTCGCCGCGTTTCCGTGCGCGGAATCACGGCCGTATTCGCCACGGGCAGTCCCTTGAAGCTCAGGCCAGTCGCCCCAAGTCGATCGAGCGAAATGCCGTCGAAGTAGATCGATGGAAGGTCTAGCGGCGTCTTGTCGAGTGTGGTACCGACGAGCTCGATATCGCGACCTATGCCTGCGTGAAAAAGAACAAATAGAACTCGCTCCGGATCGAGACCAATAGGCGTGACGAACTCCACTTGCTGATCGGCGATCGTCCAGGCCTCGGTGACAAGCGAAGCCAGTTTCGATAGCTGCTCGTCGGACGAGGCATCCAATCCGACGGGGCTATACTCCTCCATTTTTCCCGTGACCCGGACGACCTCGGGAAGTAGCATGGGCTGGATTTGGACTTGCCCGTCCGACACCGAACGCAGATAGTTGTGAAGGGCAGTTAGATGCGCCCTGAAGAACGAGGAGTCGTGAGGAAGGGGGTCTACTTTCGGAACCAGGCCACCGTACGGATCCGAGGCAAACGTACCCTCGCCCGAGGTAAATCGTGACGTATCGGGCTGGAACTCCACCTGGAGTCCTATGACGGTGAACCATCCCGTTGTCGGCTTCTCAACCGACTGCGAGGTCGCCTGAATCCGATGAATCCGGGGAGTAATTCCCTGGGCACCGGCACGTCCTGCGACGGCAGAAATAAGCAACAGGCCACAGAGAATACGACGTCGGCCGAGACAGCTAAGCAGTTTCTGCTTACTTCGACCTCTATCCATCCTTTGCGGCCTGCCAGATTCGCGAATCTGCAATTCGGGTTAACCGGCGAAATTCAGCAACAGCGAGAATCTCATCGTGTTGGCAAGCGGCGAGTCCTCTTCGAGAGCATAAATGTACGAGAAGTCAACACCGATAATATTGTACCTGATTCCAGCTCCCAGTGTGAGAAACTTCCGGTTGCCGTTGTACGGATCCTCGTAGAAGTAGCCACCGCGAAGTGCAAACAGTTTGTTGTACCAGTATTCGAGCCCGCCGCCGATCGTCAACTGGCGGAACACTCCCACCTTCTCGACATCATCCTCGTCATCATTTACGGTCAGATCAATATTGATCGGCTTCCACGAACTGAAGATGGCTTTATACCAGGATGCGGAGCCCGTCGAATCCCGATCGATCAGGTCTTTGTTGAAATCGACCACGAAGTTCAATGAATTGAATTCGTCAAAGTCGAATGACAACCCGGTGCCAAACCTAAAGTTGGTCGGGATGGGGTCCGCCTGATCGCTGTCCGAATACTGGATCTTTGGACCCATGTTCGCCAGATTAAAACCTGCCGAGAACGTGGTCGGAATGCTGCCCAGGTTAAACTGGTCGGTTCGATAAAGCCCTGAGAGATCGAAGGCCGTAGAGACACCGGCCTTGGTTTCCTGAGAACCGACGGTCTGGCCTGGCGCAAGGTTTGAGTAGATGAACCGCAGACTCGTACCGAGTGCAAAGTTCTTCGAGACCTTGAATCCATAGGACGCGCCGAGAGCCAGGTCGTACGAGCGGAACGTGCCCGTCGGCAGGTTCTGCTCATCGCGGCCCTCATGTTCGCCAAGATTCAGGTAGGTCACATGAGCGCCAAACGTTCCCCAGCCAGG
This genomic window contains:
- the porV gene encoding type IX secretion system outer membrane channel protein PorV produces the protein MSAIRRGGSVALVLAMALALTSPFARAQVGGAGVVFLKIEPDSRSAGMGNAGVALADNASASFWNPAGLAFQTGTEAGITHSNWLPEFDVGLFYEYLVAKHHVPGWGTFGAHVTYLNLGEHEGRDEQNLPTGTFRSYDLALGASYGFKVSKNFALGTSLRFIYSNLAPGQTVGSQETKAGVSTAFDLSGLYRTDQFNLGSIPTTFSAGFNLANMGPKIQYSDSDQADPIPTNFRFGTGLSFDFDEFNSLNFVVDFNKDLIDRDSTGSASWYKAIFSSWKPINIDLTVNDDEDDVEKVGVFRQLTIGGGLEYWYNKLFALRGGYFYEDPYNGNRKFLTLGAGIRYNIIGVDFSYIYALEEDSPLANTMRFSLLLNFAG